From the genome of Haloterrigena sp. KLK7, one region includes:
- a CDS encoding class I SAM-dependent methyltransferase, translated as MTEDPDTGSDASHSRGDAAEPDGLAPVVSTVVEALSPGRAFDVATGTGRNALALADRGWTVDAVDLSSAKLSRARDRERAAGFESTVNWILADIDSYCVPEGRYDLVTVSFFDARDRLPALIDALAPGGVLCYEHYLASPADDFGPGDRFRFDANELLTACSDLAILYYAEHRVGDEPRVTLVARNETDVPRWRPRFPSPR; from the coding sequence GTGACTGAAGACCCCGATACCGGGTCGGACGCGTCCCACTCTCGAGGCGACGCCGCCGAACCGGACGGGCTCGCACCGGTCGTCAGCACGGTCGTCGAGGCCCTGTCGCCCGGACGGGCGTTCGACGTCGCCACCGGAACCGGCCGGAACGCCCTCGCCCTCGCGGACCGCGGCTGGACCGTCGACGCCGTCGACCTCTCGAGCGCGAAGCTCTCGCGGGCCCGCGATCGCGAGCGGGCGGCCGGGTTCGAATCGACCGTCAACTGGATTCTCGCCGACATCGACAGCTACTGCGTCCCCGAGGGGCGCTACGACCTCGTGACGGTGAGTTTCTTCGACGCGCGCGACCGACTACCGGCGCTGATCGACGCCCTCGCGCCCGGCGGCGTCCTCTGTTACGAACACTACCTCGCGTCGCCGGCGGACGACTTCGGACCGGGCGATCGGTTTCGGTTCGATGCAAACGAACTCCTGACGGCGTGTTCTGACCTCGCGATCCTCTACTACGCCGAACACCGGGTCGGCGACGAGCCGCGCGTCACGCTGGTCGCCCGGAACGAGACGGACGTTCCGCGGTGGCGTCCCCGGTTCCCGTCTCCTCGATAA
- a CDS encoding CDGSH iron-sulfur domain-containing protein gives MTRLVELEETGPRKLDPSDIDDEKGDVAVCRCGLSESFPFCDGSHRRTRDEDPDETYVYEDGERRVVERVVTEDESAADSDGSTEDSGSGSDADDDGSAE, from the coding sequence ATGACGCGATTGGTCGAACTCGAGGAGACGGGACCGCGAAAGCTCGACCCGTCGGATATCGACGACGAGAAGGGAGACGTCGCGGTCTGTCGGTGCGGCCTGTCGGAGTCGTTTCCGTTCTGCGACGGGAGCCACCGACGGACCCGCGACGAGGACCCGGACGAGACCTACGTCTACGAGGACGGCGAGCGCCGAGTCGTCGAACGAGTCGTAACTGAAGACGAGTCGGCCGCCGACAGCGACGGGAGCACCGAGGACAGCGGAAGCGGTTCCGATGCCGATGACGACGGCAGCGCCGAATAA